Proteins encoded in a region of the Haloarcula sp. CBA1129 genome:
- a CDS encoding NADH-quinone oxidoreductase subunit N, whose protein sequence is MAALPNWMALAPALSLGIASLVLLVADSINPETTNTGLLAGISVLGSLFSFGFAGWFITAGTGMANNTGVALFNSQLVVDQMALFFMAIVGSVTTLVVLASYDYVAEHSYQAEFFSLVLLSATGMSLLSAANSLATAFVALELVSLPSYALVAFLKENKGSVEAGLKYFLIGAVSSAVLAYGISLVYAATGVLRFDGVATAISSGTVQTIVDGAVQAQSGEPAVPMSILGVGILMIIGGVAFKTASVPFHFWAPEAYEGAPAPISAFLSSASKAAGFVLAFRAFAVAFPIGDLLAAGGAINWVMAFQILAIATMFIGNFAAATQETVKRMLAYSSVGHAGYVLIGLAAVSSSGEGLSLSMSAGMSHLLVYGFMNTGAFLFIALAEYWGVGRRFEDYNGLGKEAPVACAAMTVFLFSLAGLPIGGGFFSKFYLFQATLNVSAWSLAAALIINSALSLFYYTRVVKAMWIEEPTGNRTIESYPMGLYTAVVGAAIVTVLLLPGFNRVSEIAFQAAQLL, encoded by the coding sequence ATGGCCGCACTCCCTAACTGGATGGCGCTCGCCCCGGCACTTTCGCTGGGTATCGCCTCTCTAGTGTTGCTAGTAGCGGACTCAATTAACCCGGAGACGACGAACACGGGACTGCTAGCCGGTATCTCTGTGCTTGGCTCCCTGTTTTCCTTCGGGTTCGCTGGTTGGTTCATTACCGCCGGCACCGGAATGGCAAACAACACCGGCGTTGCGCTGTTCAACAGTCAACTCGTCGTCGACCAGATGGCGCTGTTCTTCATGGCCATCGTCGGCAGCGTCACAACGCTGGTTGTACTTGCGAGCTACGATTACGTCGCCGAACACAGCTACCAAGCTGAGTTCTTCTCACTGGTCCTGCTGTCTGCGACCGGGATGAGCCTCCTGAGCGCGGCCAACAGTCTGGCGACGGCCTTCGTCGCGCTCGAACTGGTTTCCCTGCCGTCCTATGCACTCGTCGCCTTCCTCAAGGAGAACAAAGGCAGCGTCGAGGCAGGATTGAAGTACTTCCTCATCGGTGCGGTGTCTTCGGCAGTGCTGGCCTATGGCATCTCACTGGTGTACGCCGCAACGGGTGTTCTCCGGTTCGACGGTGTCGCAACGGCTATTTCCAGTGGCACGGTCCAGACCATCGTCGACGGGGCGGTCCAAGCCCAGTCCGGCGAGCCCGCGGTGCCGATGTCGATTCTCGGCGTCGGGATCCTGATGATTATCGGCGGCGTCGCGTTCAAGACCGCGTCCGTGCCCTTCCACTTCTGGGCCCCCGAGGCGTACGAGGGCGCACCGGCACCGATCTCGGCGTTCCTCTCCTCGGCATCGAAGGCCGCTGGCTTCGTGCTGGCGTTCCGCGCCTTCGCTGTTGCCTTCCCAATCGGTGACCTGCTCGCCGCCGGCGGCGCGATCAACTGGGTGATGGCGTTCCAGATCCTCGCCATCGCGACGATGTTTATCGGAAACTTCGCCGCGGCGACCCAAGAGACGGTCAAACGGATGCTGGCCTACTCCAGTGTCGGCCACGCCGGCTATGTCCTCATCGGGCTCGCCGCCGTGTCCAGTTCCGGCGAGGGACTGAGCCTCAGTATGAGCGCCGGCATGTCCCACCTGCTCGTCTACGGCTTCATGAACACGGGCGCGTTCCTGTTCATCGCGCTCGCCGAGTACTGGGGCGTCGGCCGTCGCTTCGAGGACTACAACGGCCTCGGCAAGGAAGCGCCGGTCGCCTGCGCGGCGATGACGGTGTTCCTGTTCAGCCTCGCTGGCCTGCCGATCGGCGGCGGGTTCTTCTCGAAGTTCTACCTGTTCCAGGCGACACTCAACGTCAGCGCCTGGTCGCTGGCCGCCGCGCTTATCATCAACAGCGCGCTCAGCCTGTTCTACTACACTCGTGTCGTCAAGGCGATGTGGATCGAGGAACCGACCGGCAACCGCACCATCGAATCCTATCCGATGGGGCTGTACACCGCCGTTGTCGGTGCCGCTATCGTGACAGTGCTACTGCTTCCCGGCTTCAACCGCGTCTCCGAAATCGCATTCCAGGCCGCACAGTTGCTGTAG